A window of Macaca thibetana thibetana isolate TM-01 chromosome 7, ASM2454274v1, whole genome shotgun sequence genomic DNA:
AGAAATCATTAGggtttcagaaaaaaaactatttcccaATTAGTTTACTTGCCAATTGGCTCACCTAATAAGAGAGCATTCTATTGTAACCAAAGCAAATTCACAGAAAGTTTGTCTATTCTTTCAAAATGTATGCTGAATTCatcaacttttgttttcttttttatggtttgctgatatcctttttttgttgctgtttacaAACAGTAACaaaatttcatatacatttttccatatgttgCCTGACTATATTATCTTTTGTGCtgcttttttcaacttttactttaaaataagggggtacatgtgcagtttgttacacaggtatattgcatggtgctgaggtttggagtataaATGAATCCATCACCCAGGTGGTAAACATCTACCCAATAGGTAGGTTTTTTTCAGCCCTTACCCTGTTCTCTCCATCCTCACTCTTGCATTCTtccgtggctttttttttttttttttttttttttgagacagagaatctcgctgttgcccaggctgtagtgcaatggtgcaatctcggctcactgaacctccgcctcccgggttcaagtaattttcctgcctcagcctcctgagtagctggggttacaggtgtgcaccactagccctgactaatttttgtatttttagtaaagaggggtttcaccatgttggccaggctggtctcgaattcttgacccctacctgccttggcttctgaaagtgttgggattacaggcatgagctacctcacccaaccttattgttcccatttttataaccatgtgtacccaatgtttagctcccactcacaggtgagaacatgtgatatttggttttctgtttctgcagtcattcacttaggataatggcttctagctgcatccacgttgctgcaaagcacatgattttgtcctttttatggcttcatagtatcccatggtgtacatgtaccacattttctttagccaatccactgttgatggcaCTGGGCATCAACATGTTTTTAAGCCATCACATTCATACtaatttgttatgacagcctTACGAAACTAATACAGAGATTAATCTGTCATTAGAAGTAAAGTGGATTCAAGAAAgagattatatttatttgtttgatgtttttaagCTTAGAAGAGATGTGGCCATGTTTGAATACTGACAAAGAAACCAAGAGAAAGGATGGTTTAAAACTATAGGAAGAGGAGGGAGTAACTGACagagcaaaggccctgaggaGGTGGCAGAGGATGAGATCTATAACTCAACCACAGAAAGGGCCCTGCATCTTGAGGGTCCTGACTTCACCTAACCAATCATATTCTCCCTCCTGGAAATTTGAAATTTGGGATTCATAAATGCTGGTCAGCTTCTGCTGGTCCCTTAAACTAAAGTGATGTAGCTACAGGGATaggacacagaaagaaatacaaatgagagGCCCGCAACTTCAGAGCATCGTAAGAAATAGCGGGTTTAGTTCCTTCTCCTTCAACCATTCATGTTGCTGTTCCTGGTGGTTCTGCTCTAGAATTCCACCAAATACTACTGTGTGAAGATAAGTCTCCTCTTCCCATATCTGTGACTTGCAACAAGGAGCTGTGAGTAAGAAACTGACAGAATTTGGTTTTAACCCCAAGTCAATCACTTTCTAGGTGTGTGACTTCTAGGCTGAGGCTTTCTCATTTATGAAGCAGGGATAGCAAAACCTACCGCATTGGTTTTATGAGTTTTTAATGAGAATACATATGAAGGCCCTGAAGTATAGTAGATATTTGGTTACTGTTAATTCCCCTGCCCATTCCCTAGGGGTAActtaaggaaaacagaaagctCTGCCCAAATAGTTTATTTTGATAGTTTATTGTGATAAGCACTCGGAAATGGATACTAAAGAAAATCTCACCACCAAAAATGATTGTAGAGTGTAGAGAAGTTTTAAGCTTCTTTGGAAATCTGAGAATACATAAGGTATAACAAAAATTGAGGCATAATACAAGTGGGCCTTTCCATACAAGGTTGCCAAATCACTGTCTCTTCCCCAAGGTCTCTGCCAATCATCCCTGTCTCTGTTTCTATCCGCTGCTCCCTCTCCAGAcagttataaaataaaagctcACCTGGTAAGCTATCATAGATAGTCTATAAAGGTATCCTAGATTCTGTTTATTTAGCCTGAGACACAGttcttaaattttactttccGTAAAAAGCCATGTTATGATTCTTCTAGCACTGGAGTTGCAACAGAATAGCTTCATCCTCAGATTAGTAGTATGCAAGGTCTTTGAAGTTACGCAAGGTCTTTAAAATTACCCAATGGTAGGATTCATGCTACATCACCACAGATCTGGGTTTTGCTGCTGCAAACAGGCTGACCTTAGCACAGGGATGACTATGTCTCGGATCCTACTCTACACAGCACCTAAAAGATGTAACAGGGAACCTTTGAGCAAAGTGATAGGAAATCGTTTTACCTctccagattttcttttctaaatgagGACATAACAACGCCTGCtccatataatttttatgtgtaaattagatagtgcctggcacacagcactTAATAAACGGTAGCTGGAAGGAGGAGAGAAGCCCTACTGGTTAAATATACTAGCTAAGGAAGAAGCGTTTTGTATACACCAGAAAGAGCTGTGCTTGAAGCttagtgttttttctttaagctctTGTTGGAGTACTTTGGACATGTCTAATGGTATAGAATCAAGAAGCAGTGTATCATTTGTTCAGTCGTTTCCAGCTTAGACAGTCATTAAAATTGGCTTATCCTCTGCCTGGACTAATGCAAACTCTCTTGTTCCATGAGAGTGAAGGAACCGCATGAGGTATTCCTGAGGCTTCGTTCTTTTCCTGCAACAAAATTACTCTATCATGGATTAAGTATCTCCAAAGCACAGACGGTGCATTGTCTTTCACTTAtgcaaaattttatttgaatatgataaagttataaaattattttagtaccTAAGCTGCTTCTGAATCTTAACTCCtttgaatagtaaatatatggaTATTTTAATGATACATTTAAATGACAGAACACAAATCTTGAATAGCATTATATTTTATTGAGTTGATGCATATTTTATGTTCCCATTTTATGCTAGTAagtatagaaaggaaaaatgtgttCAGATTTTCGCAGTTCAGGAGAGAGGGTCTTTGAACCATCTTGGCAGGTAGTGGAGTGTGGTGATTAGGAGCAAGGATGTTGCAGCAGGACCTGCTTGAATTTATGTCACAGCTCTACTGCTTACCAGCTATGTCCCCCTGGGATAGTTACTGAATCTTTCTGTGCACTAGTTACCTCGTCTGTAAAAGAAGAATGACAATATTACCTACCCAgttgctgtgaaaattaaatgagttaaggtATGTAAACAACTTAGGATAGTACCTGGCACATCATAACTGTTCATTTAGACAACTCTTGGTCAACGGTTAATTTTACTAAAAAGAAACATCTCTCACTTGGTTAAGTTAATGTCTTAGCATATGTTTGTCCTAACAAATGTTTTACAAGCAAATTAACAGTTTTAAAGaagtccaaaatttaaaaaagaagaaaagtgaatatAAAAGAGTAAAGTAACTTCCTAAAAGAATCCTGAAATAGTCAATTCTTTAAGAAGATGGATTCATTACAAGGTTCTACCAAAAATCACTAACTTACAGGGACATATGAGTATACATGTGACATTTTAAAGAATCTTTAAAGTAAGTAGGTATTAGTGTAATATCATCATAGTTACTCATTTATAAATCAAAAAGTTTGTTTATAGAACAGAAAGACTGGCTTATATTATTTTGGGGTCCCAAAAGTTCTAAGGTCCCCAATATTTCATTCAAGGAAACTATGAtcctctaaaacaaacaaacaaaaagaataatattcGTGCCTGAAATTCTTGAAGCTTATTTAAGATAACTGCTAGATTTGGTAGCAGTAAGAAAAGTGATGgtaggctgggcgcaatggctcatgcctataattccagcactttgggaggtggaggtgggaggatagcttgagctcaggagtttaagaccagcttgggcaacatagtgatacctcatctatacaaaaaataaaaaaattagctgggtgtggtggcacacgcctgtggtcccagctactttggaggttgaggtgggagaatcacttgagtcgcAATTGCCACTGGGAGATGGAGTCgtgatcgccactgcactccagcctgggtgacagagcaagaccctttctcaaaaaacaaaagaaagaaagaaaggtgatgGCAAATGCTCTTTGGAGTGTTCAGTAGAGTAGAAAAGCAATATAGACAGAGGAATACTGTTTAATTATGGATTTTTAAAGTAAGTGACACAAATAAAAGCCACGGATGAAACCAGACATGAGTGATGATATGATcatgcattttgaaaaataaccagAACCTGGTTCAAGAAATTTCTTGTTGGGCTGCAAATAAAGAAGGAACTTGGAAACAACAAATAACCATATGAAATCGGTGACAATGAAAACAGTGTCATGCTCACTagctgggtgatgggatcaattgtACCACACACCTCAGcttcacacaatatacccatgtaacaaccTGCAAATGtaccactgaatctaaaataaaaagttgaaatttaaaaaaaaagaaagaataatgaacTCACTGGTGTCTCTTCTGCTCACTGGGgtcagaaataaaaaggcaataGAAGGGCAGAGGTACAGTTTGTTAGTGGAAAGCTCAAGAATCTAAATCAATAAGtgggcttaaattttttttaatctaaaagtgAGGAAACCAAATTCTCATTTCAAATCTATCATCTAATATCTGTGTCTGAATAtaatcatctataaaataataggTTGGAACAAATGATCTCTCAAATTCCAGTTCTAAATTTCCATACTTCTATTATATAATCAACAGTTCTCTAAGTAGCCAAAGGATACAGGAAGCAAGCAGATACTAAAGCAAGAGTGAGTGAAATGAAAGCAATTAGGCATTATGACAGTTTGGTAGGTAGTTTGAGAAAAGGACATTAAGCAATTCAAAACAGGGAAAGTATAACAGCGAAGAGGAATAATACACTAACTTCCAACACTGAATTATTGAACACATCCTCTGTTTGACACCTTTTGACAGAGATTAATGAAAGCGGGAAATTTGGTGAAAAATAGCTTAggtttgaaatatttcacataGTAATTACAAAGACAATGAGCAGACAGCATATCTTaacttataaaaaatattattgaagtAAAAATACTTACTGCACAGAGTTGTCATGAATATTAAATGATTTCTGTTAAACATCCAGCATAGGGTCTGAAACACAGAAGCCTCCAACGTTAGCTCCCTATATCGTTATTGATTAGAGTACTAGAGATACACAATAACGTGGTAAATGCCTAAATGTAACCTAGTACACAAAAGTAATTGAGATATAAATTTCgttgactttattttttccattgtcttcaaGTGCAGAGCTACATTgttgtttatctttaaaatagctAAGACATCTTCCTGTAACTCACAAGTTGATGGCAAAGTTTCTTCATTGCTGCCTTCATCTCCTTGTTCCTCAACGTATAGATGACTGGATTCAGAAAAAGAGTGAGAATTGCATCAAAGATAGCAAGAAATTTGTCCAAATGTGATGAGGGGAAGGGCCAGatgtaaaagaaaatcaatggtccaaaaaataaaacaaccacagAGACATGAGCTGACAAAGTAGAGACGGCCTTGGATAAACCACCTGAAGAGTGTTTCTGAGCAGTGACCAGAATGAAGATGTAAGAAATAATTAATATGGAGAAAGACCCCACAGAGATGAGTCCACTGTTGGCTGTGACCATGAACTCCAGTCTATTGGTCTCTGTACAAGCAAGTTTAATGAGCTGAGGTGAGATCACAGCAAAAGCTGTCCAATACATTAGGGCCACAGAAGGGCAAGTCTATGACAAAAGCCAGTTGGGCCACTGAGTGAATGAGGCCAAGGATCCAGGCAGTAgccaaaattaaaatgcatattcgTGGGTTCACGATGGTCAGGTAGTGGAGGGGCTTACATATGGCCGTATGCCGGTCAAAGGCCATGGCTATGAGCAGCCCCATCTCCGTGTCCCCAACAGCATGAATAAAGAAGATCTGAGTTATACAGCCCCCAAAAGAGATGGCTTTGCGTTTTCTAAAAAGGGCATACATCATTTTGGGGGCTGCAATAGAGCAAACTCCCAGGTCAAGAAAGGAGAGGTTGGCCAGCAGGAAATACATAGGGGAGTGTAAGTTAGAGTCAGAAGTTACAGAGAACACAACGAAGAGGTTTCCCAGCAGACTTGCCATGTAGAACgcagaggaaaagaggaaaagaagaagcagGATCACCCATGAGTTAGAGGGTCCCAGGAACACAAACTCAGACACCACAGAGAGGTTGGCTCCATCCATTGCCTCCGTGAGCAGAGCTGACTCTAACACTACCTGGAAAGGAGAGTAAAGAGAAAATCACACTTTGTGGGTAGTGTCTGATTGCATGAGTTTCAAACTGTAAGGAAAAAATATTGCTTTAACTCACAGAGCCGAAACATCTCTATATAACCCCTTTAAACTGTAGTTGCAGAAAATAGGCAGTAACTCACTGTCACAAAGCACAGCTTCCAATTTCCTAGACTCCCTAACAAACTACAGGTTGTGATAAAAGAAGATCAGGCAAAAACAAATGCTAAATGCACTGGAATAacatgaggggaaaaaagaggaaatgaagatgAACTCATTGATTTCTCCCTCACAGTTTGTTATTCCTGGCCATAGTTCTCCCCAAACCTCAAGCAACTTCTGAtgacctttatttttcttaccttttttatttcttccatgtgCAATACATTACCATTATTCATACTCTCTCACGTTCAGCCTCATGCTATTGTAGTTTTATCAGATTATATTCACCTTTTCCTCataaggagagaaaataatgtaGAAACCCTAAAATTATCCCACCTTTGTAGCCCAGCCCAGGGAGTGGAGGTGATCACAAAGCCTGAGCAGTGACAGCATATGGTGGAGAAGGACAAGGCCAGGAAAGAGATGTACGCTGCAGGATCCACACATGAATAGAGCTCATGCAACATAGCAAAAACAATTCCACATAATTGATATCTAAAATTCATTGGCTGTGCTAACTTTTCATGGTTCATGGAATGGTGGAAAGACATTACACTTGGAATCAGAAAAGTATGATCAAGTCCTAGCCCTAAGCTCATGGAAATTTGACCAAGTTCTTCCTCCCATTCCCTCTACACTTGAGACACTTTTTCAACTCAGttgtattattataaaataaagggGTGGAGACAATCCTTCCAAGTTTgcaattactattattttataatcCTATGCTATCCCGGTATGTAACAAAGTTCACCATAATGATGGTATTTTCTGCATTGGGTAGCTCCCATATTCactatttctttcccttgtttgTGGTTGGTTGTAAGTCACATATCCCATACAAGACTATCTCTTCACAGTAATCTCCCTCTTATCTAATTCCCTTTTTGACTCAATTAGCATGTTATATAAATCTACAATCTGCTAAATAGCAGATATAAATCTGCTGTATCATTTATTTTGCCCTTTATCATAACCATTtgtaatcaatcaataaatatttactagatGCCTCCCATGCACAATGGGCACTATTTACTTAtagaagtattaaaatatttactactgtTAAGAATTTTACATCTGAGCACACACAATgtgaacaataaaaaatatattgtgtaaAAATTTCCTATGTAATATGATCATAAAATTGTTGAAGTAGAAAATATACTCCTGAGCCAGGGTGATCAGAGCTGTCTTCAGAAAGGAAACAGAATCTATGCTGCACTTTAAGAGACGGATCTAATTTATTTCAATACACAGCTTCATGTCTGAGCTTAAAGAATTACTTAGACATTATCAGGGAATATCTCCCAGTCTGGAGCATTGTTTGATGAGCTTTCTGTGGAAATAATGATAACCaaggtaaaacaaaaacagcGGCCACCATGTGCAAGACACAACAATGACTGCTTCATATACACCATCTTGTTTGATGTCTACAAAAACTGTGAAAGTTGGTATTATAGGC
This region includes:
- the LOC126960098 gene encoding LOW QUALITY PROTEIN: olfactory receptor 4F15-like (The sequence of the model RefSeq protein was modified relative to this genomic sequence to represent the inferred CDS: deleted 1 base in 1 codon), whose amino-acid sequence is MDGANLSVVSEFVFLGPSNSWVILLLLFLFSSAFYMASLLGNLFVVFSVTSDSNLHSPMYFLLANLSFLDLGVCSIAAPKMMYALFRKRKAISFGGCITQIFFIHAVGDTEMGLLIAMAFDRHTAICKPLHYLTIVNPRICILILATAWILGLIHSVAQLAFVIDLPFCGPNVLDSFCCDLPQLIKLACTETNRLEFMVTANSGLISVGSFSILIISYIFILVTAQKHSSGGLSKAVSTLSAHVSVVVLFFGPLIFFYIWPFPSSHLDKFLAIFDAILTLFLNPVIYTLRNKEMKAAMKKLCHQLVSYRKMS